In a single window of the Thermodesulfobacteriota bacterium genome:
- a CDS encoding TIR domain-containing protein: MAYRNGNYSAFYVDEPFNENNLGAHSTKDFVSYNLLRAWKGADSTFPFVDSHNKNYNVRDGSDWEKTLKPRIHDRLNNSKNIILFLSSITKNSRAIREEVDFGINTNGLPVIVVYPEYSEKSDIIDCKSNTIKQKIKNLWDNLPKFRDSMSSVPTLHIPNKKALIKKALESEGFMVNTKKDADMYFYPCD; encoded by the coding sequence ATGGCATACAGAAACGGAAACTATTCGGCTTTCTATGTTGATGAACCATTCAACGAAAACAACCTTGGTGCGCATTCTACCAAAGACTTTGTAAGTTACAATCTCCTGAGAGCCTGGAAGGGGGCAGATTCAACCTTTCCGTTTGTGGACTCCCATAATAAGAACTACAATGTTCGGGATGGAAGCGATTGGGAGAAAACTCTAAAGCCAAGAATTCACGATCGATTAAACAACTCCAAGAATATTATACTTTTTTTAAGTTCTATAACTAAAAATTCAAGAGCGATTCGGGAAGAAGTTGATTTTGGCATAAACACAAATGGACTTCCTGTGATAGTTGTTTATCCAGAATACAGTGAAAAATCAGACATAATTGATTGCAAATCGAACACAATAAAACAAAAGATCAAGAATTTGTGGGACAATTTGCCAAAATTTAGAGATTCAATGAGTAGCGTTCCTACATTGCATATCCCGAACAAAAAAGCCTTGATTAAGAAGGCGCTTGAAAGCGAAGGCTTCATGGTGAACACAAAGAAGGATGCGGATATGTATTTTTATCCGTGCGATTAG